A DNA window from Actinomadura coerulea contains the following coding sequences:
- the crcB gene encoding fluoride efflux transporter CrcB, which translates to MIALLVLVGGACGAMLRFVLDTIVKNRFGKAFPWGTLTVNLLGTGTLGALHGVTTSAGPDGLVGTGFCGALTTFSTFELDTVHLFQDGKYARGLTNVLLSLGLGIGVFTLLYAAFQAV; encoded by the coding sequence ATGATCGCCCTGCTGGTGCTCGTCGGAGGAGCGTGCGGCGCCATGCTGCGCTTCGTCCTGGACACGATCGTCAAGAACCGGTTCGGGAAGGCGTTCCCGTGGGGGACGCTGACGGTCAACCTCCTCGGCACGGGAACCCTGGGAGCCCTGCACGGCGTGACCACGAGCGCGGGCCCGGACGGTCTGGTCGGCACGGGCTTCTGCGGCGCGCTGACCACCTTCAGCACCTTCGAGCTGGACACAGTCCACCTCTTCCAAGACGGGAAGTACGCCAGGGGCTTGACGAACGTGCTCCTCTCCCTCGGGTTGGGCATCGGTGTGTTCACGCTCCTGTACGCGGCCTTCCAAGCGGTCTGA
- a CDS encoding FluC/FEX family fluoride channel: MGHPGSRAGRLLRREAAEATVLDRRRKGPPRHPGIKPRALLDVAIGGAVGALARDLLIKAMPGARHGFPWGTLLVNMLGCLFIGILTTYLLKGRPHPVARPLLVTGYLGGFTTFSHLIDGVHALGRAGAWDQGAVYAVVSVVGGWIAVAAGLWGGKLLPARSAGPEGGPPT; this comes from the coding sequence ATGGGGCATCCGGGGAGCCGGGCCGGGCGGCTGCTCCGCCGGGAGGCGGCCGAGGCCACCGTCCTGGACCGGCGCAGGAAGGGGCCGCCCCGCCATCCGGGGATCAAGCCGCGCGCGCTGCTCGACGTCGCGATCGGAGGAGCGGTCGGGGCCCTGGCCCGTGACCTGCTCATCAAGGCGATGCCGGGGGCGCGGCACGGCTTCCCCTGGGGGACGCTCCTCGTGAACATGCTCGGCTGCCTGTTCATCGGGATCCTGACGACGTACCTGCTCAAGGGCAGGCCGCACCCCGTCGCCCGTCCGCTGCTGGTGACCGGGTACCTCGGCGGGTTCACCACGTTCTCCCACCTCATCGACGGCGTGCACGCCCTCGGCCGCGCCGGGGCCTGGGACCAGGGCGCCGTCTACGCGGTGGTCAGCGTGGTGGGCGGGTGGATCGCGGTCGCCGCCGGCCTGTGGGGCGGAAAGCTCCTGCCGGCCCGCTCGGCCGGACCGGAGGGCGGCCCGCCGACATGA